The DNA sequence GCACCATATAAACCGCAGAGAGTCCCTCAGATTGTACCAGGGGAAGATATTTTTGAGGAAATTCGAAAGGGTGACATTTTATTACATCATCCATACCAAACCTTCGATCCGGTGGTAGACTTTATTCGTCAGGCTTCGGTAGACCCCAATGTTCTGGCGATTAAGCAGACTTTGTACCGAGTTAGTGGTAATTCACCGATTATCGCATCGCTTGCTCAGGCAGCAGAAAACGGAAAACAGGTTTCTGTATTGGTAGAGTTAAAGGCAAGATTTGATGAAGAAAATAATATTGTGTGGGCAAAAAAACTGGAAAAGGCAGGATGTCACGTTATTTATGGATTGGTAGGATTAAAGACGCACAGTAAAATTGCATTAGTAGTACGACGCGAAGAGGATGGCATTCGTAGATATGTACATCTGGGAACCGGAAACTATAATGATTCTACTGCAAAATTATATACGGATTTAGGTATGTTTACCTGCTCTGAATCCATAGGAGAGGATGCAACAGCCGTATTTAATATGTTGTCCGGTTATTCAGAACCATTGAGTTGGAATAAGCTGGTGGTGGCACCAATTTGGCTGAGAAAGAAGTTCTTAAAACTGATTAAAAGAGAGACAAAGTATGCACAGGAAGGAAAAGAAGCTTTTATTAAGGCGAAGATGAATTCCCTATGTGATCGTGAAATTATTGCAGCGCTGTATGAAGCATCTGCCGCGGGAGTTAAAATTGAACTTGTAGTTCGAGGAATCTGTTGTTTACGAGTTGGTATTCCGGGAATCAGTGAAAATATTTCTGTAAGATCGATTGTAGGAAATTTTCTGGAACACAGCAGAATATTTTACTTCCATAATAATGGACAGGAAGAAATCTACATGGGAAGTGCAGACTGGATGCCGCGTAACTTAGACCGCCGAGTAGAGATTCTCTTTCCGGTAGAAAATGAACGATTGATGGAAGAAATAAAGCACATTTTAAATACTCAGTTAGAGGATAATATGAAAGCACACATTTTACAAAGTGATGGTGAATATGGTAAAATAGATAAAAGAGGTAAAAAACTGGTAAATTCTCAGGAACAGTTTTGTAAAGAAGCAAAAAAAGCAATTCCAAAACAAAAAAATATATATCAGGAAAGAGTATTTATTCCGGCAGAACCAGTGGAGTAACCAAGGAAAAATGTAAGAGAGATAATAAAGTAATGCATGTAGAAATGAAAGAAAAACAAAAAAAGTAGAGGGAGAAACAAAAGATAAGGTTATGAAAAGTAAAATTTTATTTTCTGATGTGGATGACACGTTAGTAAACAAGGATAAGACCATTTCGGAGGTAAACCGAAAGGCAATTACAAAAATGCTGGAGCAGGGGCATTATTTTGTTGCAGTAACAGGAAAACCAATCGTAGTTGGGAGACGTGTAATAAGGGATTTAGGATTGACCATGCCGGGATGTTATATGGTAGCGTTTAATGGTGCGGTGGTATATGATTGTGCGGCAGACAGAGTTCTGGCGGAACGTACACTTTCTTTGGATATTGTAAGAGAGATATTGGAGGAAGCAGATTTGGAAGGGGTTCATGTACAGACCTATCAGAAAAATCATATACTGACCAGAGAGCATGATGAGGAACTTGATTTTTACTTAGATCAGGCAAAAATGGAATACAAGTTGGTGCCGGATATTTTCAGTTGTTTGGAAAAAGAGCCAAACAAGGTAATCGCAATTAGTATTGATGGACAGAAACCATTGGTGGAACTCAAAAAAAACTTATTGGAGAAACATCCTAATCTCGAGAAGCGTTGTAATTGCTTTTTCTCTAAGGATGAATATTTGGAATTTTGTCCAAAAGATGTTAATAAAGGAATCGGTGTGAAATATCTTTCAGAGTTTTTGAATATTCCATTTGAGGACACGGTTGCAGTTGGTGATGGAAGAAACGATCTTTCCATGATTAAGACAGCAAAGATTGGAGCAGCAGTGCAAAATGCGATTTCGGATTTAAAAAAAGAAGCAGATTATGTAACAGTGGAAGACCATGAACACGGAGCTGTGGCAGAGGTAATTGAACGATTTATATTGTCATAGACAACCAGCATAGAAAAGAGTATCGCATAGAATTAGTGCGATACTCTTTTGGCTTTAATGGCATCTAATATATTGTCTGGAATTTTTAGGTTTCCTTTTCCCGTTCCAAGATGAAGATAAGGTTTGTTTTCACCATGAAAGTCCGAACCGCCGCTGATTAAGAGGTCAAATTCAGCAGCAAGCTTTTTCATATTACGTTCATCCCCCGGAGTATTCATAGAATAAATAGCTTCCATTCCAGTGAGACCGGATTCTTTTAAAGATTTTACAAAAAAACGAAGTCTGTCATGGTTCATATGACAGAGTACCGGGTGAGCAAAAAAAGAAAGTCCGCCGCCAAGGCGAATAAGGTCAATGGCTTCAAAAGGAGAGATTTTTTCTCTTGGAACATAGCAACGGCAGTTGTCACCAAGATATTTTCGGAAAACGGTATCTCGGTCTTTGACAAATCCATGCTCAACCAAATAGCGGGCGAAGTGAGCACGGGTAATAACACTTTCCGGATATTCTTTATAGAGAGCTTCTAATGTAATATCAAATCCTTCTTTCTGAAGTAAAAAGGCCATTTTTTCATTACGAATGTCGCGGCTTTGGATGAATTCCTGCAACTTTGCAAGAAAAGCTGGATTCGTATCATCAATATAGAACCCTAACATATGTACTTCTGTACCATTATAATCTGTAGAAAGTTCAATTCCCGGTATCAGTTCAATTCCAAGATTTTCAGCAATGGGTTTTGCTTTTGCCAGACCTCCTATTGTATCGTGGTCGGTCAGAGCGATAGCAGAAAGACTGGTATCTGCAGCAAGGTGCATTAGCTCTTGGGGAGTAAGTGTTCCATCAGATTCGGTAGAGTGGGTATGTAAGTCAATCATATAAAAAGTCCTTCCTTTTCTTTGATGAATGTGCTATGATAAATAAAGTAATTTACAACTTATTATTATATCAGAAATTAGAGCAGAAAGAAACTGTGATAAAAATGAAAGAGATTTTCAAAAAGTACTTGACGATAAGGAAAAGAGATGATATAGTAATGAAGTTGTAAGTAGAAAACAAAGTAGAGTATCCACTCTCACCTTAGCACAAATGCGTGACTAATGGTTCATATTCGTGAGAAATACAGAAGTATTTAGAATATAAGTGGATAGTCTGCCTATCCACTTTTTTATATTAATTTTTGGAGGTGCACAACCATTAGCGATTTAATGATTAATGAACAAATCAGAGATAAGGAAGTTCGTTTGATTGGCGAAAACGGAGATCAGCTGGGTATTATGTCTGCAAGAGAGGCATTGAAGCTTGCACAGGAAGCAGATCTTGATTTAGTAAAAATCGCCCCAACCGCAAAGCCACCGGTATGTAAGATTATCGATTACGGCAAATACAAATACGAGCTTGTCAGAAAAGAAAAAGAAGCCAAGAAAAAGCAGAAAACTGTTGAGGTAAAGGAAATCCGTTTATCACCAAACATTGAGACAAATGATTTGAATACAAAAATTAATGCAACAAGAAAGTTTATTGCCAAGGGCAATAAAGTAAAAATCACCTTGCGTTTCCGCGGAAGAGAAATGGCTCATATGCAGAGTAGTAAACATATTCTGGATGAGTTCGCAGAGACATTATCAGATGTTGCAGTAGTGGAAAAGGCACCTAAATTAGAAGGCCGCAGTATCAGTTTGGTGCTGGCGGAAAAGAAATAAACAGGGTTTAAGGAGGAAACAAAAATGCCAAAAATCAAAACAAGTAGAGCAGCAGCAAAGCGTTTTAAAGTGACAGGTACAGGAAAGTTAAAGAGAAATAAAGCTTATAAGAGACATATCTTAACAAAGAAATCTACAAAGACAAAGAGAAATTTAAGAAAAGCAGCAATGACAGATGCAACTAACGTTAAGAATATGAAGAAGATTTTACCAT is a window from the Roseburia sp. 499 genome containing:
- a CDS encoding RNA degradosome polyphosphate kinase; translation: MEKDYLKPEYYENRELSWLKFNGRVLNEARDKSIPLLERLKFVSITSSNLDEFFMVRVASLKDMVHAGYKKKDIAGMTATEQLEAINKDTRALVETQYSTYNRSLVPLMKNHGIEIIDRFEELTKEQEEYVDRYFEENVYPVLTPMAVDASRPFPLIRNKTLNLAALLSKKGDAKGEVEFATVQVPSVLSRIVQIPAREEGMRSFILLEQIIERNINQLFLNYDVLCAYPYRIMRNADLSIDEDEAEDLLQEIQKQLKKRQWGEVIRLEVEDGVDKRLLNILKEELHIQQEAIYKIGGPLDLTFLMKMYGLEGCDDLRYAPYKPQRVPQIVPGEDIFEEIRKGDILLHHPYQTFDPVVDFIRQASVDPNVLAIKQTLYRVSGNSPIIASLAQAAENGKQVSVLVELKARFDEENNIVWAKKLEKAGCHVIYGLVGLKTHSKIALVVRREEDGIRRYVHLGTGNYNDSTAKLYTDLGMFTCSESIGEDATAVFNMLSGYSEPLSWNKLVVAPIWLRKKFLKLIKRETKYAQEGKEAFIKAKMNSLCDREIIAALYEASAAGVKIELVVRGICCLRVGIPGISENISVRSIVGNFLEHSRIFYFHNNGQEEIYMGSADWMPRNLDRRVEILFPVENERLMEEIKHILNTQLEDNMKAHILQSDGEYGKIDKRGKKLVNSQEQFCKEAKKAIPKQKNIYQERVFIPAEPVE
- a CDS encoding Cof-type HAD-IIB family hydrolase, which translates into the protein MKSKILFSDVDDTLVNKDKTISEVNRKAITKMLEQGHYFVAVTGKPIVVGRRVIRDLGLTMPGCYMVAFNGAVVYDCAADRVLAERTLSLDIVREILEEADLEGVHVQTYQKNHILTREHDEELDFYLDQAKMEYKLVPDIFSCLEKEPNKVIAISIDGQKPLVELKKNLLEKHPNLEKRCNCFFSKDEYLEFCPKDVNKGIGVKYLSEFLNIPFEDTVAVGDGRNDLSMIKTAKIGAAVQNAISDLKKEADYVTVEDHEHGAVAEVIERFILS
- a CDS encoding PHP domain-containing protein; its protein translation is MIDLHTHSTESDGTLTPQELMHLAADTSLSAIALTDHDTIGGLAKAKPIAENLGIELIPGIELSTDYNGTEVHMLGFYIDDTNPAFLAKLQEFIQSRDIRNEKMAFLLQKEGFDITLEALYKEYPESVITRAHFARYLVEHGFVKDRDTVFRKYLGDNCRCYVPREKISPFEAIDLIRLGGGLSFFAHPVLCHMNHDRLRFFVKSLKESGLTGMEAIYSMNTPGDERNMKKLAAEFDLLISGGSDFHGENKPYLHLGTGKGNLKIPDNILDAIKAKRVSH
- the infC gene encoding translation initiation factor IF-3, yielding MINEQIRDKEVRLIGENGDQLGIMSAREALKLAQEADLDLVKIAPTAKPPVCKIIDYGKYKYELVRKEKEAKKKQKTVEVKEIRLSPNIETNDLNTKINATRKFIAKGNKVKITLRFRGREMAHMQSSKHILDEFAETLSDVAVVEKAPKLEGRSISLVLAEKK
- the rpmI gene encoding 50S ribosomal protein L35; the encoded protein is MPKIKTSRAAAKRFKVTGTGKLKRNKAYKRHILTKKSTKTKRNLRKAAMTDATNVKNMKKILPYL